The following proteins are encoded in a genomic region of Thiohalorhabdus sp. Cl-TMA:
- a CDS encoding glycosyltransferase family 39 protein — protein MTRAHWFWGIFGILISLFLNLSTIPLFDVDEGAFAEATREMLARGDFLTTYLDGALRFDKPILIYWLQALSVSVLGLTEGAVRLPSVLASLAWAGLTFFFGRRYFGTEAGFWAAFFLALALQVSLIAKAAIADALLNLWVATALFAIFRYHASGRRPYLLSAYAAMALGMLTKGPVAVLIPFATTFLYYLSLGRWRDWLRGVTDVPGLLLFLVIAGPWFALEYAAQGQAFIDGFFLKHNVDRFQGPMEGHTGSLLYYVPVVLLGVLPFTGLILRGLRPLRALWADSLSRFLLLWFTFVFVFFSISGTKLPHYVIYGYTPLFLLAGRAATRAWSPWMIGLWPLGFLGVLAALPLIAAHFADTVSAPLALAMIEGLQARLGWAWSSAMLLLGVALLVLLYWGSRRGILLGMGIGMAVVFHGALLPQAAAVKQGPIREAGELARRMDVPIHLEMRAPSFLFYARSTSVGRPMRPGDWVLIEAHQAHELPPHRVVRNRNGILLAEIREED, from the coding sequence ATGACCCGAGCCCATTGGTTCTGGGGGATCTTCGGCATCCTCATTTCCCTGTTCCTCAATCTGAGCACCATTCCCCTGTTCGACGTGGACGAGGGGGCCTTCGCCGAAGCCACCCGGGAGATGCTGGCTCGGGGCGATTTCCTCACCACGTACCTCGACGGCGCGCTCCGCTTCGACAAACCGATCCTCATCTACTGGCTGCAGGCGCTCTCCGTTAGCGTGCTGGGGCTGACCGAAGGCGCCGTGCGGCTGCCGTCCGTGCTCGCCAGCCTGGCCTGGGCGGGGCTCACCTTTTTCTTCGGCCGCCGCTATTTCGGTACGGAAGCCGGTTTCTGGGCAGCCTTTTTCCTAGCCCTCGCCCTGCAGGTCAGCCTGATCGCCAAGGCGGCCATCGCCGACGCCCTGCTGAACCTCTGGGTCGCCACCGCCCTGTTCGCCATATTCCGCTACCACGCATCCGGACGGCGCCCCTACCTGCTTTCCGCCTACGCGGCCATGGCGCTCGGCATGCTGACCAAGGGGCCGGTGGCGGTGCTGATCCCCTTCGCCACCACCTTCCTGTACTATCTGTCGCTGGGTCGCTGGCGGGACTGGCTACGCGGGGTGACCGACGTCCCGGGACTGCTCCTGTTCCTCGTCATAGCCGGACCCTGGTTCGCCCTGGAATATGCCGCCCAGGGCCAGGCCTTCATCGACGGCTTCTTCCTGAAGCACAACGTCGACCGCTTTCAGGGGCCCATGGAGGGCCACACGGGCAGCCTGCTGTACTACGTGCCCGTGGTCCTGCTCGGAGTACTGCCCTTCACCGGTCTGATACTGCGCGGCCTCCGGCCGCTGCGGGCCCTCTGGGCGGATTCCCTGAGCCGTTTCCTGCTGCTGTGGTTCACCTTCGTCTTCGTCTTCTTCTCCATTTCGGGAACCAAGCTTCCGCACTACGTGATTTACGGCTATACGCCGCTGTTCCTGCTGGCCGGCCGCGCCGCCACCCGGGCCTGGAGCCCCTGGATGATCGGCCTGTGGCCGCTGGGCTTCCTGGGGGTTCTGGCGGCGCTTCCCCTGATCGCGGCCCACTTCGCGGACACCGTTTCCGCTCCCCTCGCCCTGGCGATGATCGAGGGACTCCAGGCGCGGCTCGGCTGGGCCTGGTCCTCGGCCATGCTGCTTCTGGGCGTAGCGCTGCTCGTCCTGCTTTACTGGGGGAGCCGCCGCGGGATCCTGCTGGGCATGGGCATCGGCATGGCCGTGGTCTTCCACGGTGCCCTCCTGCCCCAGGCGGCGGCGGTCAAGCAGGGGCCGATTCGGGAGGCCGGCGAGCTGGCACGCCGGATGGACGTTCCGATCCATCTGGAAATGCGCGCCCCCAGCTTTCTGTTCTACGCTCGGTCGACCTCCGTGGGTCGCCCAATGCGCCCCGGCGACTGGGTCCTGATCGAGGCACACCAAGCGCACGAGCTGCCTCCCCATCGCGTGGTCCGGAACCGTAACGGCATCCTGCTCGCCGAAATTCGCGAGGAAGACTGA
- a CDS encoding glycosyltransferase family 2 protein: MKLSVVIPVMDEEGNIQPMMESLREALAGVDHEVIFVDDGSRDNTVAALKAESYRHTRVLVLSRNYGQTTAMAAGIDAARGDYIATLDGDLQNDAGDILNMVERMEREGWDVVAGNRKGRKDGWLFRKLPSKAANLLIGRLTGVQLSDYGCTLKVFRAETAKNLGLYGELHRFIPVLATLQGARITEMDVQHHPRVSGRSKYGLGRTMRVLSDLTLMVFLQKYSSRPMHLFGSSGILVLTAGMLVDLYMVYLKLLGQDIGTRPLLFLGILLTVVGFQLITTGFIAELMMRTYYESQNKRPYRIKEEYVGGG, translated from the coding sequence ATGAAGTTATCCGTCGTTATTCCGGTCATGGACGAAGAGGGCAATATCCAGCCCATGATGGAAAGCCTGCGGGAAGCCCTGGCGGGGGTGGACCACGAAGTGATCTTCGTGGACGACGGCTCCCGGGACAATACGGTAGCGGCCCTCAAGGCCGAATCCTACAGGCATACCCGGGTGCTAGTGCTCTCCCGCAACTACGGGCAGACCACTGCCATGGCCGCGGGTATCGACGCCGCCCGGGGCGACTACATCGCCACCCTGGACGGGGACCTGCAGAACGATGCGGGCGACATCCTCAATATGGTGGAACGGATGGAGCGGGAAGGCTGGGACGTGGTGGCCGGCAACCGCAAGGGGCGCAAGGACGGCTGGCTGTTCCGCAAGCTGCCCAGCAAGGCGGCCAACCTGCTTATCGGCCGCCTGACGGGGGTCCAGCTATCGGATTACGGCTGCACGCTCAAGGTGTTCCGGGCGGAAACCGCCAAGAATCTCGGACTTTACGGCGAGCTACACCGCTTCATCCCGGTCCTGGCCACCCTGCAGGGGGCCCGGATAACGGAAATGGACGTGCAGCACCACCCGCGCGTCAGCGGACGCTCCAAATACGGCCTGGGCCGCACCATGCGAGTCCTCTCGGATCTCACCCTCATGGTGTTCCTGCAAAAATACTCCTCACGGCCCATGCACCTGTTCGGAAGCTCGGGAATCCTGGTGCTCACCGCCGGTATGCTGGTGGACCTCTACATGGTCTACCTGAAGCTGCTGGGCCAGGACATCGGCACCCGGCCCCTGTTGTTCCTGGGGATTCTGCTGACCGTGGTGGGCTTCCAGCTGATCACCACCGGCTTCATCGCCGAGCTCATGATGCGGACCTATTATGAGTCCCAGAACAAGCGCCCCTACCGGATCAAGGAAGAGTATGTCGGCGGCGGCTAA
- a CDS encoding lysylphosphatidylglycerol synthase transmembrane domain-containing protein: MSAAAKLLARLAFLAGALYLLLNAVDLPALKQALSRASPLWLGVALILFNASQVLSAGRLQVLLHPVGAVPRYLEQLRLYYAGMFCNLYLPGGIGGDGLKAYWLKRRFGVGLGSLIRALLLDRASGLAALLALACLLGTVWSGAWYWLLLGLGGLLVYPALADRLFPRFRGTAPRALALSLGIQGLQGGSAWALMQALDLDGVIYLLLFFLSGIAALAPVTVGGLGARELIYLYGLSWTGHPPGGGIALGLFFFAITGLSSLAGWPQTGRFLRTHKAGESDAAARGGTP; this comes from the coding sequence ATGTCGGCGGCGGCTAAGCTGCTCGCCCGGCTCGCCTTCCTCGCCGGCGCCCTCTACCTGCTTCTGAACGCCGTCGACCTGCCCGCGCTGAAACAGGCCCTCTCGCGCGCCAGCCCGCTCTGGCTCGGGGTGGCCCTGATTCTGTTCAATGCCTCCCAGGTCCTCAGTGCCGGCCGTCTGCAGGTCCTGCTACATCCGGTCGGGGCCGTTCCTCGGTATTTGGAGCAGCTGCGCCTCTACTACGCCGGGATGTTCTGCAATCTGTACCTGCCCGGCGGGATCGGTGGTGACGGCCTCAAAGCATACTGGCTGAAGCGGCGGTTCGGCGTGGGCCTGGGGAGCCTGATTCGGGCCCTGCTCCTGGACCGGGCCTCGGGGCTGGCCGCGCTGCTGGCCCTGGCCTGCCTGCTCGGGACGGTATGGAGTGGAGCATGGTACTGGCTGCTCTTGGGCCTGGGGGGCTTGCTGGTCTACCCCGCCCTGGCCGACCGGCTGTTCCCGCGATTCCGGGGGACGGCCCCCCGGGCACTGGCCCTGTCGCTGGGCATTCAGGGGCTGCAGGGGGGGTCGGCGTGGGCACTCATGCAGGCCCTGGATCTGGATGGCGTCATCTACCTGCTTCTGTTCTTCCTGTCGGGTATTGCCGCCCTCGCTCCGGTCACCGTCGGGGGACTGGGCGCGCGGGAGCTGATCTACCTCTACGGCCTCTCCTGGACGGGCCACCCGCCCGGCGGCGGGATCGCCCTTGGCCTGTTCTTCTTCGCCATAACCGGACTCTCCTCCCTGGCCGGGTGGCCGCAAACCGGCAGGTTTCTGCGCACCCACAAGGCCGGGGAGAGCGATGCGGCGGCCCGCGGCGGCACGCCCTAG
- the lgt gene encoding prolipoprotein diacylglyceryl transferase, translating into MLVYPRIDPVAIEIGPVAVHWYGLMYAVAFILGWVILQRRRDRIGVGAQEVDDLAFACILGVVLGGRLGYVLFYNLDFYLSHPLAMLAVWDGGMSFHGGLIGVVLAVIWFARRHNRPILAVGDFLTPVVPIGLGLGRLGNFINGELWGRPADPALPWAMIFPHVDRIPRHPSQIYEVLLEGLVLFVVVWVYARRPRRNGRVFGLFLLLYGVFRFGVEYFRAPDPQLGTLALGFSMGQWLSLPMVLAGAWLLVAPPGSAEAKAYGSD; encoded by the coding sequence GTGCTGGTCTATCCGCGAATCGATCCGGTTGCCATCGAGATCGGCCCTGTGGCCGTGCACTGGTACGGACTCATGTACGCGGTTGCCTTTATCCTCGGCTGGGTGATCCTGCAGCGTCGCCGGGACCGCATCGGGGTGGGCGCCCAGGAGGTGGACGATCTGGCCTTCGCCTGCATCCTGGGGGTGGTGCTGGGAGGGCGGCTGGGCTATGTGCTGTTCTACAACCTGGATTTCTACCTGAGCCATCCCCTGGCCATGCTCGCCGTCTGGGACGGCGGAATGTCCTTCCATGGCGGTCTGATCGGTGTGGTGCTCGCGGTCATTTGGTTCGCCCGCCGGCATAACCGGCCCATCCTAGCGGTGGGGGACTTCCTCACGCCGGTGGTCCCCATCGGGCTCGGTCTTGGCCGCCTCGGCAATTTCATCAACGGCGAGCTGTGGGGCCGGCCCGCCGATCCCGCCTTGCCCTGGGCCATGATTTTCCCGCACGTGGACCGGATTCCCCGCCATCCTTCCCAGATCTACGAAGTGCTCCTGGAGGGCCTCGTGCTATTCGTGGTCGTCTGGGTATATGCCCGCCGCCCCCGGCGCAACGGTCGGGTATTCGGGCTGTTCCTGCTGCTGTACGGGGTGTTCCGGTTCGGCGTGGAATACTTCCGGGCCCCCGACCCGCAGCTTGGAACACTCGCCCTGGGCTTTTCCATGGGCCAGTGGCTGTCGCTGCCCATGGTCCTCGCGGGCGCCTGGCTTCTGGTGGCCCCTCCGGGCTCGGCGGAGGCGAAGGCCTACGGTAGCGATTGA
- a CDS encoding VanZ family protein: protein MDRALRPRTATVLWISAWLLWAALITISSHFPGTLLPVYPFQGADKALHTGVYFVLGVLGVGAAARMRPRWPRPTWGSMGLLAGALFGGLDEYHQSFVAGRRMSMEDWVADLLGLAIAVIVARAARGALARVWLGLERP from the coding sequence ATGGACAGGGCGCTCCGGCCGCGGACCGCCACCGTGCTCTGGATTTCCGCTTGGCTGTTGTGGGCGGCCTTGATTACCATTTCCAGCCACTTCCCCGGCACGCTCCTTCCGGTCTATCCGTTCCAGGGGGCCGACAAGGCGCTGCACACGGGAGTCTACTTCGTGCTGGGGGTGCTCGGGGTCGGAGCGGCTGCCCGCATGCGGCCCCGATGGCCCCGGCCCACGTGGGGAAGCATGGGGCTTTTGGCGGGGGCCCTGTTCGGCGGCCTGGACGAGTACCATCAATCCTTCGTGGCCGGAAGACGCATGTCCATGGAGGATTGGGTCGCCGACCTTCTGGGGCTGGCAATCGCGGTAATCGTCGCCCGGGCAGCTCGGGGCGCCCTGGCGCGGGTCTGGCTCGGCCTGGAAAGGCCGTAA
- a CDS encoding TetR/AcrR family transcriptional regulator yields MTEVRESADGCRRITEVAARLFARHGFKGVSMAALAREAGLSKAAIFHHFPSKEALYYHVILQACQETTAFLQGVLGEDEQAEKALAEFARYHIHHLFNHAQVGQLIFRELLDGESERIRTLAQEVYGDNFQRMVELVQRGQEAGLFGREHDPALVTTVLVGSQIFFFQAREMLSHTPGIAFADDPDQFAEGMLHLLMEGLKPR; encoded by the coding sequence ATGACCGAGGTTCGGGAAAGCGCGGATGGGTGTCGGCGGATCACCGAGGTGGCGGCCCGCCTGTTCGCCCGGCACGGGTTCAAGGGGGTCTCCATGGCGGCTCTGGCCCGGGAGGCCGGGCTGAGCAAGGCGGCCATCTTCCACCACTTCCCCAGCAAGGAGGCCCTGTACTATCACGTCATACTCCAGGCGTGCCAGGAAACCACAGCCTTCCTGCAGGGTGTCCTCGGTGAGGATGAGCAGGCCGAGAAGGCCCTGGCGGAGTTCGCCCGCTATCACATCCACCACCTGTTCAATCACGCCCAGGTCGGGCAGCTCATATTCCGAGAGCTGCTGGACGGGGAATCGGAGCGGATTCGGACCCTGGCCCAGGAAGTCTACGGGGACAACTTCCAGCGCATGGTGGAGCTCGTCCAGCGCGGTCAGGAGGCCGGGCTGTTCGGCCGGGAGCACGATCCGGCCCTGGTGACCACCGTTCTGGTGGGCTCCCAGATATTCTTTTTCCAGGCCCGGGAAATGCTGTCGCATACGCCGGGGATCGCTTTCGCCGACGATCCCGACCAGTTCGCCGAAGGCATGCTGCACCTGCTCATGGAAGGCTTGAAGCCCCGGTAG
- a CDS encoding TolC family outer membrane protein: protein MGNVSGKARTRGLLLGMAAVLAAPPVQAADLLDLYRTAEQVSPNLEQAQRQRLIANYQEDQAQAGFFPSLTGQASRSWNEETQVIAGSPQSSGTTDYTQDQYSLTLSQPLFMGGRTWLSVDIAQLGQRQAEAQLSATRQDLMVQVAEAYFAVLNAQDDVNLAQREVRRVKEHLERAQAQFDVGTGDITGVREAQARRDQAQTRLIRARNTLQTARQRLRRLIRKRPPALEEVEEVELGAPDPSSPEAWVDRALGEHPELVRLRKQLNIDRKNVDLARRQRWPEISAQAQYSKVEGGSFFTSDEVHSATLQMDWPIYQGGRVSATTNIRQEQASQTRLQLDDQQEQVRVQTTQAFYDWESAMQEVRSLRAQVRSAKTQLEAIQTGFEVGRRTSIDVLDAQQEYFDALRNLSQARNQYLLSRLQLKSAAGVLTMADLQTVNRQLN, encoded by the coding sequence ATGGGTAATGTCAGCGGTAAAGCCCGGACACGGGGCCTCCTGCTCGGAATGGCCGCCGTCCTCGCCGCCCCTCCTGTCCAGGCAGCCGACCTGCTCGATCTGTACCGGACCGCGGAGCAGGTGAGCCCCAATCTGGAGCAGGCACAGAGGCAGCGCCTGATCGCCAATTACCAGGAGGATCAGGCGCAGGCCGGGTTCTTCCCCTCCCTGACCGGCCAGGCCTCCCGCAGCTGGAACGAGGAAACCCAAGTCATCGCCGGATCGCCGCAAAGCTCCGGCACCACCGATTACACCCAGGATCAGTACAGCCTGACGCTGAGTCAGCCTCTGTTCATGGGGGGACGCACCTGGCTCAGCGTGGACATCGCCCAGCTCGGCCAGCGGCAGGCGGAAGCGCAGCTTTCGGCCACCCGCCAGGACCTGATGGTGCAGGTGGCCGAGGCCTATTTCGCCGTGCTCAATGCCCAAGACGACGTGAACCTGGCCCAACGGGAGGTGCGGCGCGTCAAGGAGCACCTGGAGCGGGCCCAGGCCCAATTCGATGTGGGGACCGGGGATATCACCGGCGTGCGCGAGGCGCAGGCGCGCAGGGACCAGGCACAGACGCGCCTAATCCGGGCCCGCAACACCCTGCAAACCGCCCGGCAGCGGCTGCGCCGCCTCATCCGGAAGCGGCCCCCCGCCCTCGAAGAAGTGGAAGAGGTCGAGCTGGGCGCCCCCGATCCCTCCAGCCCCGAGGCCTGGGTGGATCGGGCGCTCGGCGAGCATCCCGAGCTGGTCCGGCTCCGCAAGCAGCTCAACATCGACCGCAAGAACGTGGATCTAGCGCGGCGCCAGCGGTGGCCCGAGATCTCCGCCCAGGCCCAGTACAGCAAGGTGGAGGGCGGAAGCTTCTTCACCTCCGACGAGGTGCACAGCGCCACCCTGCAAATGGACTGGCCCATCTACCAGGGCGGCCGGGTATCGGCCACCACCAATATCCGCCAGGAGCAGGCCTCGCAGACCCGCCTGCAGCTTGACGACCAGCAGGAGCAGGTCCGGGTGCAGACCACCCAGGCCTTCTACGATTGGGAGTCGGCCATGCAGGAGGTACGCAGTCTCCGGGCCCAGGTGCGCTCCGCCAAGACGCAGCTGGAGGCCATCCAGACCGGGTTCGAGGTGGGACGCCGTACCAGCATCGACGTGCTGGACGCCCAGCAGGAATATTTCGATGCCCTGCGCAACCTCTCGCAGGCCCGTAATCAGTACCTGCTCTCCCGGCTGCAGCTGAAATCCGCCGCCGGGGTCCTGACCATGGCGGATCTGCAGACGGTGAACCGCCAGCTGAACTAG
- the mltF gene encoding membrane-bound lytic murein transglycosylase MltF codes for MGRTLKRAARWLGRPCFGGLWLLTGSAAVLTGCGGGDGGPHGEGALERIRASGELRVLTRNSPTTYYYGREGETGLEYDLARKLAEELGVELHITVIDDMVSLLDALEAGEGHIAAAGITRTRSREARFDFGPTYQKVRQQVVCKRGGAVPDAWEELPEVDLLVLAGTSYVERLREVKQVVHGLEWRTTSELSMEQVLLQLRKGEADCTVADSNIVAVNQRYYPDLTVAFSLSEDQELAWALPRGSTELQARLRRWFASLKEEHELAALRERYYGHIKLFDYVDIATFQQRIRNRLPEYMGLFKKVAAKYPFNWRLLAAQAYQESHWRPRAESPTGVRGMMMLTLTTARSLGIEDRIHVENSIRGGAEYLQRMFERLPDSIRQPDRTWIALAAYNVGMGHVWDARRLARRFDRDPDSWNALKEMLPLLSQRKYYKDLPYGYARGMEPVQYVQRIRQYRAILAKQFREEDAKTARTKASGPS; via the coding sequence ATGGGCCGAACGCTGAAGCGGGCCGCACGTTGGCTTGGCCGTCCATGTTTCGGCGGATTGTGGCTGCTGACCGGGAGCGCGGCGGTCCTGACGGGCTGTGGCGGCGGGGACGGAGGACCCCACGGCGAGGGAGCCCTGGAAAGGATCCGGGCCTCCGGAGAGCTGCGCGTGCTGACCCGCAACTCGCCCACCACCTACTACTATGGCCGTGAAGGCGAGACCGGTCTGGAGTACGACCTGGCCAGAAAGCTTGCGGAGGAGCTGGGCGTCGAGCTCCACATCACCGTGATCGATGACATGGTATCCCTGCTCGATGCGCTGGAAGCGGGGGAGGGACACATCGCCGCCGCGGGAATCACCAGGACGCGCAGCCGCGAGGCGCGGTTCGATTTCGGTCCCACCTACCAGAAGGTGCGCCAGCAGGTGGTGTGCAAGCGGGGCGGGGCTGTGCCCGATGCGTGGGAGGAGCTGCCGGAGGTGGACCTGCTGGTCCTGGCGGGTACTAGCTACGTGGAACGGCTGCGGGAGGTGAAGCAGGTGGTCCATGGGCTGGAGTGGCGGACCACGAGCGAGCTGTCCATGGAGCAGGTCCTGCTGCAGCTGCGAAAGGGCGAGGCGGACTGTACCGTGGCCGATTCCAACATCGTGGCGGTCAACCAGCGCTATTACCCCGATCTGACCGTCGCCTTTTCCCTGAGCGAGGACCAGGAGCTGGCCTGGGCGCTGCCCCGTGGCTCCACCGAGCTCCAGGCGCGGCTGCGCAGATGGTTCGCCTCCCTCAAGGAGGAGCACGAGCTGGCCGCCCTCCGGGAACGCTATTACGGACACATCAAGCTCTTCGATTACGTGGACATCGCCACGTTCCAGCAGCGCATCCGCAATCGGCTGCCCGAATACATGGGCCTGTTCAAGAAAGTGGCCGCCAAATATCCCTTCAATTGGAGACTCCTGGCCGCACAGGCCTACCAGGAGTCCCATTGGCGGCCCCGGGCGGAGAGCCCCACCGGTGTTCGGGGCATGATGATGCTGACCCTGACCACCGCCCGCTCGCTGGGCATAGAGGACCGCATCCATGTGGAAAACAGCATCCGGGGCGGCGCGGAGTATCTCCAGCGCATGTTCGAGCGGCTGCCCGACAGCATCCGGCAGCCGGACCGCACCTGGATCGCCCTGGCGGCCTACAATGTGGGCATGGGCCATGTCTGGGACGCCCGCCGGCTTGCTCGCCGGTTCGACCGGGATCCGGACAGCTGGAACGCCCTGAAGGAAATGCTGCCCCTGCTCTCGCAGCGCAAATACTACAAGGACCTGCCTTACGGCTATGCGCGGGGAATGGAGCCCGTTCAGTACGTGCAGCGGATCCGACAGTACCGGGCAATCCTGGCCAAACAGTTCCGGGAGGAAGACGCTAAAACGGCCCGGACGAAAGCGTCCGGGCCGTCCTAG
- a CDS encoding Hsp20/alpha crystallin family protein: MALMRYDPWRTISQLQNEMNRLFESQLDSEESGDNGTVAADWRPAVDVQEDSANYTITADLPGVDPENIDVSLENGVLTIRGERQDDRRAESGEYKRVERIRGTFFRRFTLPDTADAENVKAKSRNGILEIVIPKQKEIQPRKIQVES; encoded by the coding sequence ATGGCATTAATGCGGTATGACCCCTGGCGGACCATCAGCCAGCTACAAAATGAAATGAATCGTTTGTTCGAGAGCCAACTGGATAGTGAAGAGTCCGGGGACAACGGCACCGTGGCGGCCGATTGGAGGCCGGCAGTGGACGTCCAGGAGGATTCCGCGAATTACACCATAACCGCGGATCTTCCGGGCGTGGACCCCGAGAACATCGACGTTTCCCTGGAAAACGGGGTACTGACCATCCGGGGAGAGCGTCAGGACGACCGGAGAGCGGAAAGCGGCGAATACAAGCGCGTGGAGCGTATCCGGGGTACCTTCTTCCGGCGCTTCACGCTTCCCGACACCGCGGACGCGGAGAACGTGAAGGCGAAAAGCCGCAACGGCATCCTGGAGATCGTCATTCCCAAGCAGAAAGAGATCCAGCCGCGCAAGATCCAGGTGGAGTCCTGA
- a CDS encoding DnaJ C-terminal domain-containing protein: MEYKDYYGILGVSRDADRDEIKRAYRKLAHKYHPDVSKEPDAEKRFKEVKEAYEVLSDPEKRQAYDQLGSGWQAGQSFEPPPGWEGNFDFRGGGFSAFGAEEFSDFFESLFGAGGFRQQDPFSRARGGTWGGAGGFAGRGEDQHGHLEITLEEAFQGGSRRIQMTTPEPDGKGRMVNKPRSLDVRIPSGVRDGQQIRLSGQGSPAPGGGARGDLYLELRIQPHRHFRLEDRDVYLNLPITPWEAALGERIQVPTLGGTVTLAIPPGAQSGQKLRLKGRGLPGSHPGDQYVIVQIKVPKPETEEQKELYREMARKLPFTPRADLGV, translated from the coding sequence ATGGAATACAAGGATTATTACGGGATCCTGGGCGTTTCCCGGGACGCCGACAGGGACGAGATAAAGCGGGCGTACCGCAAACTTGCCCACAAGTACCATCCCGATGTCAGCAAGGAGCCGGACGCGGAGAAGCGCTTCAAGGAGGTCAAGGAGGCCTACGAGGTCCTGTCCGACCCGGAGAAACGGCAGGCCTACGACCAGCTCGGATCCGGCTGGCAGGCGGGCCAGAGCTTCGAGCCGCCGCCGGGATGGGAAGGCAATTTCGATTTCCGGGGCGGGGGCTTCTCGGCCTTCGGCGCCGAGGAGTTCAGTGACTTCTTCGAATCGCTGTTCGGCGCCGGCGGCTTCCGTCAGCAGGATCCGTTCTCTCGGGCCCGCGGCGGGACCTGGGGGGGTGCCGGCGGCTTCGCCGGCCGCGGCGAGGACCAGCACGGGCACCTGGAGATCACCCTGGAGGAGGCCTTCCAAGGCGGCAGCCGCCGAATCCAGATGACCACCCCCGAGCCCGACGGGAAAGGACGCATGGTGAACAAGCCGCGCAGCCTGGATGTCCGCATCCCGTCCGGTGTGCGGGACGGACAACAGATCCGGCTGTCGGGCCAGGGCAGCCCGGCCCCGGGCGGCGGAGCGCGTGGCGACCTCTATCTCGAGCTGCGGATCCAGCCGCACCGACACTTCCGTCTGGAGGATCGGGACGTCTACCTGAACCTCCCCATCACCCCCTGGGAAGCGGCGCTCGGGGAGCGTATCCAGGTGCCCACCCTGGGCGGCACGGTGACCCTGGCCATTCCGCCCGGGGCACAATCGGGACAGAAGCTGCGCCTCAAGGGCCGGGGGTTGCCAGGCAGCCATCCGGGAGACCAATATGTAATCGTGCAGATCAAAGTCCCCAAGCCCGAAACCGAGGAGCAAAAGGAGCTCTATCGGGAGATGGCGCGCAAGCTGCCCTTCACCCCGCGCGCCGATCTTGGAGTGTAG
- a CDS encoding chaperone modulator CbpM produces MAEAPEPITGVILDETTVYTLGELGQASGLDAERLVQLVHLGVLEPLEWHRERWCFSGHSVLRLQTALRLQRDLGVNPEGAALALDLLDELTALRQRTDRMERQLFG; encoded by the coding sequence ATGGCGGAAGCTCCGGAACCGATTACCGGCGTGATTCTGGACGAGACCACCGTGTACACCCTGGGCGAGCTCGGCCAGGCCAGCGGCCTGGACGCGGAGCGGTTGGTCCAGCTCGTACACCTGGGCGTCCTCGAGCCCCTGGAATGGCACCGGGAGCGGTGGTGCTTCTCCGGGCATTCGGTTCTGCGCCTGCAGACGGCCCTGCGCCTCCAACGGGATCTCGGAGTCAATCCGGAGGGGGCCGCCCTCGCCCTGGACCTGCTCGACGAGCTGACAGCCTTGAGACAGCGCACGGACAGAATGGAAAGACAGCTTTTCGGCTGA